The Microbacterium sp. KUDC0406 genome includes a window with the following:
- a CDS encoding SDR family oxidoreductase, translated as MRIAIAGGTGTVGRHIVAAARERGHEAVVLARSTGADVITGAGVDDALAGADAVIDASNATTLSATKARAFFETATRTLLAAERRTGVGHHVALSIVGIDAIDAAYYAGKLAQERAVAAGPVPYTIARAAQFHEFAGQLLSAMGGPFALMPKTLMRPVAAREVGEHLVAVAEAQPAGRATDLVGPHDEVLADLARRQLAHDGVRRRVLEVRLPGRYGAGLASGSLRGTGTRLEGRITFDEWLESEDHPH; from the coding sequence ATGCGGATCGCGATCGCAGGAGGCACGGGAACGGTCGGACGCCACATCGTGGCGGCAGCGCGGGAACGGGGACACGAGGCGGTCGTGCTTGCTCGGTCGACCGGTGCCGACGTGATCACGGGCGCCGGAGTGGACGATGCCCTCGCCGGAGCGGATGCCGTCATCGACGCGAGCAATGCCACCACGCTCTCCGCCACGAAGGCCAGGGCGTTCTTCGAGACTGCGACCCGCACCCTGCTGGCGGCGGAGCGGCGCACCGGGGTCGGCCATCATGTGGCGCTGTCGATCGTCGGTATCGACGCCATCGACGCGGCGTACTACGCCGGCAAGCTCGCCCAGGAGCGTGCCGTCGCCGCCGGGCCCGTGCCGTACACGATCGCCCGCGCCGCACAGTTCCACGAGTTCGCCGGACAGCTCCTCTCCGCGATGGGAGGACCTTTCGCTCTGATGCCGAAGACGCTGATGCGCCCGGTCGCCGCTCGCGAGGTGGGCGAGCATCTGGTCGCGGTCGCCGAGGCTCAGCCCGCCGGCCGGGCGACCGACCTCGTCGGGCCCCACGACGAGGTGCTCGCCGACCTCGCCCGTCGGCAACTCGCTCACGACGGAGTTCGCCGCCGAGTCCTCGAGGTGCGCCTGCCCGGACGATACGGTGCCGGACTGGCATCGGGGTCGCTTCGCGGCACGGGAACGCGGCTCGAGGGGCGCATCACGTTCGACGAGTGGCTGGAGAGCGAAGACCACCCGCATTGA